A single Marinitoga aeolica DNA region contains:
- a CDS encoding DRTGG domain-containing protein, with translation MKLPNLVKGLNARILHKSKDLENIEIIYAGASDLMSDFLAFSKPNMLLITGLATPQTLTTASVIEASAILFVRGKTIPKNFLEIIEECEIPILTTDFSMYYTCAKLYEYGIKDAMETDKENRNDI, from the coding sequence ATGAAATTGCCAAATCTTGTAAAAGGATTAAACGCCAGGATTTTACATAAATCAAAAGATTTGGAAAATATAGAAATAATATATGCTGGCGCTTCAGATTTGATGAGTGATTTTTTAGCTTTTTCAAAACCGAATATGCTCTTAATAACGGGATTAGCTACACCGCAGACTCTTACAACTGCTTCAGTAATAGAAGCAAGCGCTATTTTATTTGTTCGTGGGAAAACTATACCTAAAAATTTTTTAGAAATTATTGAAGAATGTGAAATTCCTATTTTAACAACAGATTTTTCTATGTATTATACATGTGCTAAGCTCTATGAATATGGAATAAAGGATGCAATGGAAACTGATAAGGAGAATAGAAATGACATCTGA
- a CDS encoding tetratricopeptide repeat protein — protein MKKYFFIILIMFLIVFSFSVDIADFYVKNFNTDEMINSNKVNIKIFGYLKKYFETGYSGYLRAANELRAKYNELLNFEEKNIFDIMAMINPQTTIDPIKKLEELKNKYPNFQLVNILLLEFEYKQWLITGDPKLAKKILNEIESIKKIMGYTPFVVYYKANFLFKSSIYGNKEEAYTIIKKGVLEFPENKKIMEIYLIIAAQLEKDKKDKNIFEEISKVYVKEPEVKENILLLIAKHFFESNKKDFAKQIIINKIIPNVKNSRVLQLSYELLGDYADTNVQKMNYYQQSLKYNSENARILSKWALSMLKVDENKYKTLARIALNKAISIDPNISTEALKALKNLRTKVKIEVMVNYVLPIILFVSGSLGILIYYEKRKKKKEKELLLKDDEEGEKDD, from the coding sequence ATGAAAAAATATTTTTTTATTATATTAATAATGTTTTTAATTGTATTTTCGTTTAGTGTTGACATTGCTGATTTTTATGTAAAGAATTTTAATACAGATGAAATGATTAACTCAAACAAAGTAAATATAAAAATTTTTGGTTATTTAAAAAAATATTTTGAAACGGGATATAGTGGATATTTAAGAGCTGCCAATGAATTAAGAGCAAAATATAATGAACTTTTAAACTTTGAGGAGAAAAATATTTTCGATATAATGGCTATGATAAATCCACAAACAACAATAGATCCAATAAAAAAGCTAGAAGAATTGAAAAATAAATATCCTAATTTTCAATTAGTAAATATATTACTTTTAGAGTTTGAATATAAACAGTGGTTAATAACGGGAGATCCAAAATTAGCAAAAAAAATATTAAATGAAATTGAATCAATAAAAAAAATAATGGGGTATACCCCATTTGTTGTGTATTATAAAGCTAATTTCCTTTTTAAATCTAGTATTTATGGTAATAAAGAAGAAGCCTATACAATAATAAAAAAAGGAGTTTTAGAGTTTCCAGAAAACAAGAAAATAATGGAAATATATTTAATAATTGCTGCCCAACTTGAGAAAGATAAAAAAGATAAAAATATTTTTGAAGAAATTTCTAAAGTGTATGTAAAAGAACCAGAAGTTAAAGAAAATATATTGTTACTAATTGCGAAACACTTTTTTGAAAGTAATAAAAAAGATTTTGCAAAACAAATAATTATAAATAAAATAATCCCAAATGTAAAAAATTCTAGAGTTTTACAGCTTAGTTATGAATTATTAGGAGATTATGCAGATACCAATGTGCAAAAAATGAATTATTACCAACAATCATTAAAATATAATTCAGAAAATGCAAGAATATTGTCAAAATGGGCATTATCAATGCTAAAGGTAGATGAAAATAAATATAAAACATTGGCAAGAATTGCATTGAATAAAGCTATATCGATAGATCCTAATATATCAACAGAAGCTCTGAAAGCTCTCAAAAATTTAAGAACAAAAGTGAAAATAGAAGTAATGGTAAATTATGTGCTACCGATAATTTTGTTTGTATCAGGTTCTCTTGGAATTTTGATTTATTATGAGAAAAGAAAAAAGAAAAAGGAAAAAGAACTTCTCTTAAAAGATGATGAAGAAGGTGAAAAAGATGATTGA
- a CDS encoding epoxyqueuosine reductase QueH — MKIFLHVCCAPDLVLAHKKLMKKKIEYTAFFYNPNIYPYEEYKKRYEAFLKLKKIWKFEEIEHNYDHGDFLNIMKNVDTKNENIRCYKCMYFRMEKAVVEAKKRGYKIFSTTLLSSPRKNHEDIKKIASELSEKYDIEFYYENFRSNNAISKGAKFCKANNIYRQQYCGCEFSLIEAEELRKKSFEKRRKNLSEKMDFDFVYLMDRELLKIPEDLYPKYLYKHGLEILKDLKPKMILIRKDIAKDLGIKNGRNKIGNWKSKFIVI, encoded by the coding sequence TTGAAAATATTTTTACATGTTTGTTGTGCGCCAGATTTAGTATTAGCTCATAAAAAATTAATGAAGAAAAAAATAGAATATACAGCTTTTTTTTATAATCCCAATATATATCCATATGAAGAATATAAAAAAAGATATGAAGCATTTTTGAAATTAAAAAAAATATGGAAATTTGAAGAAATAGAACATAATTATGATCATGGAGACTTTTTGAATATAATGAAAAACGTTGATACGAAAAATGAAAATATTAGATGTTATAAATGTATGTATTTTCGAATGGAAAAAGCTGTAGTTGAAGCTAAAAAAAGAGGATATAAAATATTTTCTACTACTTTATTATCAAGTCCCAGAAAAAATCATGAAGATATAAAAAAAATAGCTTCGGAATTAAGTGAAAAGTATGATATAGAATTTTATTATGAAAATTTCAGATCTAATAATGCAATTTCAAAAGGAGCAAAATTTTGTAAAGCCAATAATATTTATAGGCAACAATATTGTGGATGTGAATTTTCTTTAATAGAGGCAGAAGAATTAAGAAAAAAGTCCTTTGAAAAAAGAAGAAAAAATTTATCTGAAAAAATGGATTTTGATTTTGTATATTTAATGGATCGAGAATTATTAAAAATACCGGAGGATTTATATCCAAAGTATTTGTATAAACATGGATTAGAAATATTAAAAGATTTAAAACCAAAGATGATTTTAATACGAAAAGATATAGCAAAAGATTTAGGTATAAAAAATGGAAGAAATAAAATTGGGAATTGGAAATCGAAATTTATTGTTATATAG
- a CDS encoding ATP-binding protein produces the protein MEIIELEILSKTKYIKILREAMKYFLRLNDYDEEEQIFFMELALNEAIANVIEHTYNFDENKKILIKFEIEKNIFSVYIRDFGEKIDREKVKSRDLDDIKDHGLGVHIITQVFDEMMWKDINEEGNLLILKKNLGD, from the coding sequence ATGGAAATTATAGAATTAGAAATACTTAGCAAAACAAAATATATCAAAATTCTTAGAGAAGCCATGAAATACTTCTTAAGATTAAATGATTATGATGAAGAAGAACAAATATTTTTTATGGAATTAGCTTTAAATGAAGCTATTGCAAATGTTATAGAACATACATATAATTTTGATGAAAATAAAAAGATTTTAATAAAGTTTGAAATAGAAAAGAATATTTTTAGTGTGTATATAAGAGATTTTGGTGAAAAAATTGATAGAGAAAAAGTTAAATCAAGAGATTTGGATGATATAAAAGATCATGGTCTTGGTGTTCATATTATAACTCAGGTTTTTGATGAAATGATGTGGAAAGATATTAATGAAGAGGGGAATTTATTAATATTAAAAAAGAACTTGGGGGACTAG
- the thyX gene encoding FAD-dependent thymidylate synthase — protein MMKKVKKMIEKKVLDKGFIKLVDMLGNDRTAVKAARVSYGKETSTDERDKKLIHYLMEHKHHSPFEHQVFTFHVKTPMFIARQWMRHRIGSYNEISRRYTTKYAEEFYIPDHIRIQDTVNKQGSIRTNDEHMQNKAINIINYTYDYLFETYNKLLEMGVAREMARMVLPMGQYTQFYWTVNTRSLMNFLNLRADSHAQWEIQQYAISLAEIFKEKLPWTYEAFIKYEYRGDLL, from the coding sequence ATGATGAAGAAGGTGAAAAAGATGATTGAAAAAAAAGTTTTGGATAAGGGATTTATTAAATTAGTAGATATGTTAGGCAACGATCGAACAGCAGTAAAAGCAGCAAGAGTTTCATATGGTAAAGAAACTTCAACTGATGAAAGAGATAAGAAATTAATACATTATTTAATGGAACATAAACATCATAGCCCTTTTGAACATCAGGTATTTACATTTCATGTAAAAACACCAATGTTTATAGCTCGACAATGGATGAGGCATAGGATTGGTAGTTATAACGAAATTTCAAGAAGATATACAACAAAATATGCAGAAGAATTCTACATTCCAGATCATATAAGAATACAGGATACTGTTAATAAACAGGGATCAATAAGAACAAATGATGAACATATGCAAAATAAAGCAATAAATATTATAAATTATACATATGATTATTTATTTGAAACTTATAATAAATTATTGGAAATGGGTGTAGCAAGAGAAATGGCAAGGATGGTATTACCAATGGGGCAATACACACAGTTTTATTGGACTGTAAATACCAGATCTTTGATGAATTTTTTAAATTTGAGAGCGGACTCTCATGCGCAATGGGAAATACAGCAATATGCTATTTCATTGGCAGAAATATTTAAAGAAAAATTACCCTGGACATATGAAGCATTCATAAAATATGAATATAGAGGGGATTTATTATAA
- a CDS encoding ComEA family DNA-binding protein, giving the protein MKRNSIIFISLLIIIAGLLYTIKTSDNLKIKNREYKKIDLSNFTIEDLVAIPGIGFKRAEEIKKYSENIGFSSIDDLKNISGIGEKTFQKIKKYFYLSQSTYTLKENKKININLAVYSELLKLPGIGPISANKIITYRKIKKIESLDELKKIGFSNSQINKIKGVVEF; this is encoded by the coding sequence ATGAAAAGAAATAGTATAATTTTTATTTCATTATTGATAATTATAGCGGGATTGCTATATACTATAAAAACATCAGATAATTTAAAAATAAAAAATAGAGAATATAAAAAAATAGATTTATCAAATTTTACAATAGAAGATTTAGTTGCAATTCCAGGAATTGGCTTTAAAAGAGCTGAGGAGATAAAGAAATATAGTGAAAATATAGGATTTTCTTCTATAGATGATTTAAAAAATATATCGGGCATTGGCGAAAAAACATTTCAAAAAATTAAGAAATATTTCTATTTATCTCAAAGTACATATACTCTAAAAGAAAATAAAAAAATCAATATTAACTTAGCGGTATATAGTGAGTTATTAAAATTACCGGGTATAGGTCCTATAAGTGCTAATAAAATAATTACATATAGAAAAATAAAAAAGATAGAAAGTTTAGATGAATTAAAAAAAATAGGATTTAGCAATTCTCAAATAAATAAAATTAAGGGAGTTGTGGAATTTTGA
- a CDS encoding BamA/OMP85 family outer membrane protein, translated as MKKKFLVAILIGMFINIFALMDVEKIIFDGNVSFIENDLRNVLSKYDIKNNSIVGEIDIKLAIDNIQKNYPYFSSISYNYSKENKELKFIFKLNPIVKKVKFKVLGDNLVDLSKIATKVYTEKEKPLNINEYKKGLDELKKYYNENGYMYVEVFSNIKLNSNMLTFESTKINNEMTDKNTLVYVIKEYDLWDIELNGEIKNLNKSELKKIFGFDFRKDWENKFFLFRSDVKATYPKVEDIQKIFQSLQQLPYFSKDTQISIKPINVDKTPGGDLVLVLSGDLRKIIKKPSVIKEIKIKGNESIKDFEILDKLKRSNITKGSTVTNIDILNSIKALKEYYTNLGYPFVEINSNYESNILTYQITEYKVGSISIKFSPEQKTKNYLIKPAIKLISGNVIRTKDIQDTYYALSGTGFFEKVNVYPFNQKGDKLDFKIDITEKNKPGKFIGGVTYTIPENAPWYMGFLGQLELQWANPWGYGQSFNLSTNINPLSKTYVFNGGYGIKNLYGSKFSFSTKLSYGLYDENAGIPQENISGIATVSNKISFSISPNYDIDDFNNLNMNFSYSETKYNPETYKLKKEISSGVGYTYSRLDYPFRPYNGLYNTVQLFGGLNTLNKNEYYYGGYLENKIFYTYYKFTFANRFKTGYVIDDADLYDFYLGGMYTIRGYDFSSRTGNMMILNNAEIQYQINKENVPVDLYAFFDIGNASDLDLMKDYLWSYGFGIKLTIPMIGPIRFEGVFDTQNKFKWTFGFGPMF; from the coding sequence ATGAAAAAAAAGTTTTTAGTAGCTATATTGATAGGGATGTTCATCAATATATTCGCATTAATGGATGTTGAAAAAATAATTTTTGATGGGAATGTATCCTTTATTGAAAATGATTTGAGAAATGTATTATCAAAGTATGATATAAAAAATAATTCTATTGTTGGCGAGATTGATATAAAATTAGCAATAGATAATATTCAAAAAAATTATCCATATTTTTCATCAATATCTTATAATTACTCAAAAGAAAATAAAGAATTAAAATTTATATTTAAATTAAATCCTATAGTAAAAAAAGTAAAGTTTAAAGTTTTAGGAGACAATTTAGTAGATCTTTCGAAAATAGCAACGAAAGTATATACTGAAAAAGAAAAACCTTTGAATATTAATGAATATAAAAAGGGATTAGATGAATTAAAGAAATATTATAATGAAAATGGATATATGTATGTAGAAGTTTTTAGCAATATAAAATTAAATTCGAACATGCTGACTTTTGAATCTACCAAAATTAACAATGAAATGACAGATAAAAATACATTGGTATATGTGATAAAAGAATACGACTTATGGGATATTGAATTAAATGGTGAAATAAAAAACTTGAATAAATCTGAACTAAAAAAAATTTTTGGTTTTGATTTTAGAAAAGATTGGGAAAATAAATTTTTCTTATTTAGGTCTGATGTTAAAGCAACATATCCAAAAGTTGAAGATATTCAAAAGATTTTTCAATCATTGCAACAACTTCCATATTTTTCTAAAGACACACAAATTTCTATAAAACCTATAAATGTTGATAAAACTCCTGGTGGAGATCTAGTCCTTGTTTTAAGTGGTGATTTAAGGAAAATTATCAAAAAACCCTCAGTTATAAAAGAAATAAAAATAAAAGGAAATGAGAGCATAAAAGATTTTGAAATTTTAGATAAATTAAAACGTTCAAATATAACAAAAGGTTCAACTGTTACAAATATTGATATTCTGAATAGTATAAAAGCATTAAAAGAATACTACACTAATCTTGGATATCCTTTTGTAGAAATTAATTCTAATTACGAATCAAACATATTAACATATCAAATTACCGAGTATAAAGTTGGTAGCATATCAATAAAATTTTCTCCAGAGCAAAAAACTAAAAATTATTTAATAAAACCGGCTATAAAATTAATATCTGGTAATGTAATAAGAACAAAAGATATTCAGGATACATATTATGCATTATCAGGAACAGGTTTTTTTGAAAAAGTGAATGTTTATCCGTTTAATCAAAAGGGAGATAAGTTAGATTTTAAAATTGATATAACAGAGAAAAATAAACCTGGTAAATTTATAGGAGGAGTAACTTATACAATTCCTGAAAATGCTCCGTGGTATATGGGCTTTTTAGGTCAATTGGAATTGCAATGGGCAAATCCGTGGGGATATGGTCAATCATTTAATTTATCTACAAATATTAACCCATTGTCTAAAACATATGTATTTAATGGTGGATACGGAATTAAAAATTTATATGGTTCAAAATTCTCATTTAGTACAAAGTTAAGTTATGGATTATATGATGAAAATGCAGGAATTCCTCAAGAAAATATTAGTGGAATAGCAACTGTTTCGAATAAAATATCCTTTTCAATTTCTCCTAATTATGATATAGATGATTTTAATAATTTAAATATGAATTTTAGTTATTCCGAAACAAAATATAATCCCGAAACATATAAGTTAAAGAAAGAAATTAGTAGTGGTGTGGGATATACATATTCTAGATTAGACTATCCATTTAGACCATATAATGGATTGTATAATACTGTTCAATTATTTGGTGGTTTAAATACACTAAATAAGAATGAATACTATTATGGTGGGTATTTGGAGAATAAAATATTCTATACGTATTATAAGTTTACATTTGCAAATAGATTTAAGACAGGTTATGTAATAGATGATGCAGACTTATATGATTTTTATTTGGGTGGAATGTATACTATTAGAGGATATGATTTTTCTTCAAGAACAGGTAACATGATGATTTTAAATAATGCCGAAATTCAATATCAAATAAATAAAGAAAATGTTCCTGTAGATCTTTATGCTTTTTTTGATATAGGGAATGCGAGTGATTTAGATTTAATGAAAGATTATTTGTGGTCATATGGTTTTGGAATAAAATTGACCATACCAATGATTGGCCCTATAAGATTTGAAGGGGTATTCGATACACAAAATAAATTTAAATGGACATTTGGTTTTGGCCCGATGTTTTAA
- a CDS encoding iron-sulfur binding hydrogenase — protein MKLLELLKDGNFEKVYIFDDTVDIKNGYIGDLLSEIMRNAPAESVWLTHQTHPNIIAVASIVEINTIIVPEGFEFESETIKKAKENNINLLKSKCNIFKAAGIIYTKLKEE, from the coding sequence TTGAAATTATTAGAATTATTAAAAGATGGGAATTTTGAAAAAGTATATATCTTTGATGATACAGTAGATATAAAAAATGGATATATTGGTGATTTACTCAGTGAAATAATGAGAAATGCACCAGCTGAATCTGTATGGCTTACACATCAAACACATCCAAATATTATTGCTGTAGCTTCTATTGTTGAAATAAATACAATAATTGTGCCAGAAGGATTTGAATTTGAGAGTGAAACAATAAAAAAAGCAAAAGAAAATAACATTAATTTACTAAAAAGTAAATGTAATATTTTTAAAGCAGCAGGTATAATATATACTAAATTGAAAGAGGAATAA
- a CDS encoding DUF342 domain-containing protein, producing the protein MAITKIKTTEDRIKAYLTLIYDGRIPTDRELLKSLHSAGIKHGIKYDVLRSLALNPVYNEAIVVAEATLPEKGESGYVELFKLDEKKEVKNNEKIDFREFAKNIITVEIGEKIGIIHPPKLGKPGKDIYGQKIPGRPGNPAKVVLEKNVEKDEKGNIIAVASGELKIRKDIDGTVYISIEEIYEINGDVDFNTGNIRFPGKVLIRGSVRPDFIVEADGDIEIYGEIELAKVISKQTVKTNGIKGGNKGYIKAKNIFARFAENAILEAEEAISIDKSMINCKVLSAKEVILDGYNSKIVGGKIKALKKVEAYYIGSPMGVNTEVEVGVDPKLYEEYRNLIEITKKDTEELKAITPQINSLLKKVKQMKVKNETVLYIKKLIDKATTVKARVEENKKRIIQLKKLIEESKSEGIVIARKMLYPGVSIRVNNKLLAPEKGISSVQIMNINDEIKLYAYVQGE; encoded by the coding sequence ATGGCGATAACAAAAATAAAAACAACAGAAGATAGAATAAAAGCATACTTAACTTTAATATATGATGGAAGAATACCAACAGATAGAGAATTATTGAAAAGTCTTCATTCTGCGGGAATAAAGCATGGTATAAAATATGATGTATTAAGAAGTTTGGCTTTAAATCCAGTTTATAATGAAGCTATTGTTGTAGCTGAAGCAACATTACCAGAAAAAGGTGAATCAGGATATGTAGAATTGTTTAAATTAGATGAAAAAAAAGAAGTAAAAAATAATGAGAAAATAGATTTTAGGGAATTTGCAAAAAACATTATTACAGTAGAAATAGGAGAAAAAATAGGGATTATACATCCACCAAAATTGGGTAAACCGGGAAAAGATATATATGGACAAAAAATTCCCGGACGTCCAGGAAATCCTGCAAAGGTTGTTTTGGAAAAGAATGTTGAAAAAGATGAGAAAGGAAATATTATAGCAGTTGCTTCAGGAGAATTGAAAATAAGAAAGGATATTGATGGAACAGTATATATTAGTATTGAGGAGATTTACGAGATTAATGGTGATGTTGATTTTAACACGGGGAATATTAGATTTCCAGGAAAAGTCTTAATCAGAGGGTCAGTTCGTCCGGATTTTATAGTTGAAGCAGATGGAGATATTGAAATATATGGAGAAATAGAGCTGGCTAAAGTAATTTCAAAACAAACTGTAAAAACAAATGGAATAAAAGGTGGAAATAAAGGATATATTAAAGCAAAAAATATTTTTGCAAGATTTGCTGAGAATGCTATATTAGAAGCAGAAGAAGCAATTTCTATAGATAAGTCGATGATTAATTGTAAAGTTCTTTCTGCAAAAGAAGTTATCTTAGATGGTTATAACAGTAAAATAGTAGGAGGAAAAATAAAAGCATTGAAAAAGGTAGAAGCTTATTATATAGGAAGCCCGATGGGAGTAAATACTGAGGTTGAAGTTGGAGTTGATCCGAAATTATATGAAGAATATAGAAATTTAATAGAAATTACAAAAAAAGATACTGAAGAATTAAAAGCTATAACTCCACAGATTAATTCATTGCTAAAAAAAGTAAAACAAATGAAAGTGAAAAATGAAACGGTTTTATATATAAAAAAATTAATTGATAAAGCTACTACTGTGAAAGCCAGAGTTGAAGAAAATAAAAAAAGGATTATTCAGTTAAAAAAACTGATAGAAGAATCAAAGAGTGAAGGAATAGTAATTGCCAGAAAAATGTTGTATCCTGGCGTATCAATAAGAGTTAATAATAAATTATTAGCACCAGAAAAAGGGATAAGTAGTGTTCAAATAATGAATATAAATGATGAAATTAAACTTTATGCTTATGTACAGGGGGAATAA
- a CDS encoding CBS domain-containing protein, translating into MTSESNKLLEKLSQFFSNIKIGEIMTSPAIVVTPETSIKQVKNIMKIKKISGLPVVKRGLKLTGIISIEDIIKVLENGKLEDSVKKWMTKNVKVLYEENTLSDFMSISQKYKFGRYPVINNENKVIGIITKYDVISWLFERLGTMYIHDDRRKKILEHEEYTSRLTGELLDNKKISFDFDIDYTEIQRIGTGATKLKSFLKKKGIDEKLIRKVSISTYEAEANVVIHSESYGKIFCWDFEDSIRLLIKDYGKGIENVEIAMQEGFSTASEEVRSQGFGAGMGLPNMKRFSDKMTIISEVGKGVIIEMLFYK; encoded by the coding sequence ATGACATCTGAAAGTAATAAGTTATTGGAGAAATTATCACAATTTTTTTCTAATATAAAAATAGGAGAAATAATGACCTCACCAGCCATAGTTGTTACTCCTGAAACTTCAATTAAACAAGTGAAAAATATAATGAAAATAAAAAAAATTTCAGGGTTACCAGTGGTAAAGAGAGGTTTGAAATTAACAGGTATTATTAGTATAGAAGACATTATTAAAGTACTTGAAAATGGAAAATTAGAAGATTCAGTTAAAAAATGGATGACAAAAAATGTCAAAGTATTATATGAAGAAAATACATTATCTGATTTTATGAGTATTTCACAAAAGTATAAATTTGGGAGATATCCTGTTATTAACAATGAAAATAAAGTTATAGGAATAATTACAAAATATGATGTTATATCATGGTTATTTGAAAGACTTGGTACTATGTATATTCATGATGATAGAAGAAAGAAAATTCTTGAACATGAAGAATATACATCAAGACTTACTGGTGAATTATTAGATAACAAAAAAATATCTTTCGATTTTGATATTGATTATACAGAAATACAAAGAATAGGAACAGGGGCTACAAAACTTAAAAGTTTTTTAAAGAAAAAAGGAATCGATGAAAAATTAATAAGGAAAGTTTCTATTTCTACCTATGAAGCAGAAGCAAATGTAGTTATTCACTCAGAATCTTATGGTAAAATCTTTTGTTGGGATTTTGAAGATAGTATAAGATTATTGATAAAGGACTATGGAAAAGGGATTGAAAATGTTGAAATAGCTATGCAGGAAGGTTTTTCAACTGCATCTGAAGAAGTTAGATCGCAAGGGTTTGGCGCAGGAATGGGATTACCAAATATGAAAAGATTTTCTGATAAAATGACGATAATATCTGAAGTTGGAAAAGGAGTAATAATAGAAATGTTATTTTATAAATAA
- a CDS encoding PHP domain-containing protein: MPVFYANFHIHTVLSPCADITMTPDIFLEYLDRVNWISITDHNTTKHISIYSDILKNIDVRVIPGIEVTSKEEVHILIYFENINDAEEFGEIIENSLTIKEYDPDKLGYQILCDKNGEFKKIYEKPFLGSSSKFSISEIYKLSKKYNSLFVPAHIFRFNGLITNLGFLPEDLKLDAVEIKNKKELEKSMKIGFNNFLFNSDAHFPEQLIPSCKIEAKDRTFAELKKSILERKVIPIWPH; encoded by the coding sequence ATGCCAGTGTTTTATGCGAACTTTCATATACATACAGTACTTTCTCCATGTGCTGATATTACAATGACGCCAGACATTTTTTTAGAATATCTTGATAGAGTAAATTGGATATCAATAACAGATCACAATACAACAAAACACATAAGTATATATTCAGATATTCTAAAAAATATAGATGTTAGGGTTATACCAGGTATAGAAGTAACATCAAAAGAAGAAGTTCATATACTCATATATTTTGAAAATATAAATGATGCAGAAGAGTTTGGAGAGATTATTGAGAATAGTCTTACAATAAAAGAATATGATCCTGATAAATTAGGATATCAAATATTATGTGATAAAAATGGGGAATTTAAAAAAATATATGAAAAACCATTTTTAGGAAGTTCTTCAAAATTTTCTATAAGTGAAATATATAAACTTTCAAAAAAATATAATTCCCTTTTTGTTCCAGCTCATATCTTTAGATTTAATGGATTAATTACCAATTTGGGATTTTTACCTGAAGATTTGAAATTGGATGCCGTCGAAATAAAAAATAAAAAAGAATTAGAAAAATCCATGAAAATAGGATTTAACAATTTTCTTTTTAATTCAGATGCCCACTTTCCTGAACAATTAATCCCTTCGTGTAAAATAGAAGCTAAAGATAGAACTTTTGCAGAATTAAAAAAATCTATTTTAGAAAGAAAGGTGATTCCTATTTGGCCACATTGA
- a CDS encoding ATP-binding protein, whose amino-acid sequence MATLRTISDHILDICENAIKSGGDKGYLVIIETEEFFKFVVSDNGRGMDKEKLKKVLDPFFSTKKERKKKFGLGLPFLKYSVERTKGNFRIFSEKNKGTTIIASFNLKNIDCQPVGNITQTILQLINMSQSFSWKITRFFKKEGYVIETEFLKNNFDLTDPGDLMLIKNYLINLEKQIKEVL is encoded by the coding sequence TTGGCCACATTGAGAACAATTAGTGATCACATACTAGATATATGTGAGAATGCCATAAAGTCAGGTGGAGATAAAGGATATTTGGTGATAATTGAAACAGAGGAATTTTTCAAATTTGTTGTTTCAGATAATGGAAGGGGAATGGATAAAGAAAAATTAAAAAAAGTTTTAGACCCGTTTTTTTCTACTAAAAAAGAAAGAAAAAAAAAGTTTGGTCTTGGTTTACCTTTCTTAAAATATTCTGTTGAAAGAACAAAAGGAAATTTCAGAATATTTTCTGAAAAAAATAAAGGCACAACTATTATAGCATCTTTTAATTTAAAAAATATAGATTGCCAACCAGTTGGAAATATAACTCAAACAATCCTGCAACTTATAAATATGAGTCAATCTTTTTCTTGGAAGATCACAAGATTTTTTAAAAAGGAAGGATATGTTATTGAAACAGAATTTTTAAAAAATAATTTTGATTTAACAGATCCAGGAGATTTAATGTTAATAAAAAATTATTTAATAAATTTAGAAAAACAAATTAAGGAGGTTTTGTGA